From the genome of Pelagibius sp. CAU 1746, one region includes:
- the rpsG gene encoding 30S ribosomal protein S7 produces the protein MSRRHRAEKREVLPDPKFGDIVLSKFMNCLMFDGKKSVAEGIVYGALDRVQERGSQDPVRVFHEALDNVKPEIEVRSRRVGGATYQVPVEVRHDRGQALAIRWLINASRARSELTMTERLAGELMDASNNRGSAVKKREDTHRMAEANKAFSHYRW, from the coding sequence ATGTCCCGCCGTCATCGCGCCGAAAAAAGGGAAGTTCTTCCCGATCCGAAATTTGGCGACATCGTTCTCAGCAAGTTCATGAATTGCCTTATGTTCGACGGCAAGAAGTCCGTCGCCGAAGGCATCGTCTATGGCGCGCTCGATCGTGTTCAGGAGCGCGGCAGCCAGGATCCGGTCCGTGTGTTCCACGAGGCCCTGGACAACGTGAAGCCGGAAATCGAGGTGCGCTCCCGCCGCGTCGGTGGCGCCACCTATCAGGTGCCGGTCGAGGTGCGTCACGACCGCGGTCAGGCTCTCGCCATCCGCTGGCTGATCAACGCCTCCCGCGCCCGCTCGGAACTGACGATGACCGAGCGCCTGGCCGGCGAACTGATGGATGCATCGAATAACAGGGGTTCGGCAGTCAAGAAGCGGGAAGACACCCACCGTATGGCGGAGGCCAACAAGGCCTTCTCGCACTACCGCTGGTAA